CTGGTCAAAACTAGACGTGCAATGGCAAGGTGTAAAAATCACTGATTTATTTCAGCATTTCACGATTGAGCCCACTGCATCCCATGTCATGCAACATGCGACCGGTGGCTATACAACTAATATTTCGATGGAGGATCTCCTGCGCGCGGAGAACTTCCTCGCCCATAAGCTCGATAATCAGCCAATTTCTGCTGACCATGGTGGGCCAGTACGATTAATCGTGCCTCACCTTTACGCCTGGAAAGGCGCTAAGTGGATCAGCGGACTTGAATTCTTACCGAAAATGGAACTCGGTTTCTGGGAGCGAAATGGCTACCATCACCGTGGTGAACCTTTTGCCGAAGAACGATATAGCGATCGTTAGGCAGAATTGATTGCGCATTTCCTAGTTGATGTGCGAAAATCTACTTAGTATTAACTTGGTTTTGAGAAATCGTTGTGGTTAATTTAACTACAACTTTAACTATCGTGTTTCCACCGTCCTCCGCTGCGTGAGTTGTCTTCACAAACATATCCTCACGTCAAGCGAGGAAAAGCACTTCAATCTAATGTCACTGTTCATTAGTGTTTCAGCTTTTCGGTGTGCCACATATCAAGCAATTCCGTAGTTCGCAATATTCATCGTCACGGCTCACTACGGCTTTTGTGTTCCCTCCCTGTGTGTGGAGTTAATTAGGCTTATCGCATGAGTGCTAGAACACCTTGGTGTGCCCTGGCCTCATCGGGTGCAATCAATCATCAGTTATTCAGGATAGGTTGGTACGGATTCAATTCGGGCATCAAATTTACGGTGGTTTGACGAGCCTGCGTATAAATACTGTTTCCGCTAATTTGCTTTCTGGTATAACAGAGCCAACTCGAAATTAGCCTGCGTTTCCACAAAGGTCTTTACTCTCCAAAGTGACTATTGGCGGCGGTTTCAAGTATCGCTGTGCAATTTTTTCCATGTTCCGTTCCCACTCACGAGCTCCCAAATATGAAATATCAAGCACAATTAACCCCTTGGATCGTTTACAAAATGGCTGAGGGTGAGCGCATCGCTGTGACTCGCTACCGTCGTCGCAATGACGCTGATGCCTATGCAAAGCGGTTGGCCATGACCCAGCCAGCCAGTGAATTTATCGTCGCCTTCGATACCGCTAGCTTCCCCACCATCGAAGGGAAGGATAAGGCTCTCGCAACAGCTTAGGAATCACAACCGCATAATTGCATGCTGGGATTATCTGAGGTTGAGCAGTTTTGCTTTTCCCATTGAGATCCCAGCGTCCTGCACTGAATTCCGACGGTCAACGCATTGAGTCCATAAAAGGAATCAAGCAGCGATCAATCAAGTTAATCACTTCAAAAGCGCCTACAGGGATCAGCTACGATTCCTATAGGCGCTTTTGAATATCCTGTAACTTCTGACATGTCAAACTTTTCCGCGACCGAAAGAACTGGCTCAACCACCCCAGAATTGGCGGGAAATGCGGCTTTATGTCAAATCATTCAACAGCAAATACTCGCGCATCCCCTTCAACGTATTCCCTTCAGCGCATTCATGGAACAGGCGCTCTATCATCAGGAATATGGCTATTACAGTAATCGAGCGAGACAGATTGGCCCGTCCGGCGACTTTTTTACCGCACCACATCTCGGATCGGATTTTGGACAGCTCTTAGCTAAACAGTTTGTTCAAATGTGGGAAATATTGGGCCAGCCACAGCCCTTTACGTTAGTTGAAATGGGAGCAGGACAAGGATTACTAGCGACCGACATTCTGCGATGGATCAAACAACATCATCCACAATGCTGGAAATATCTGCGATACATCATTGTCGAAAAAGCTACAGGTTTAGTTAACGCACAGCAACAACAAATCGAGAAGGAATTCGGCAAGGAAATACCAATCACCTGGAAAAGCCTAGAAACAATTGCCTCTGAGCCAATTATCGGTTGCTGCTTCTCCAATGAATTAGTCGATGCTTTCGCCGTACATCAAGTCGTTTTTGAACAGGGAAAATTACGTGAAGTGTACGTTGCACTTCACGGCCAACAATTTATTGAAATAATCGACGCACCCTCAACGACAGCATTAGCCGATTATTTTGCCCAATTAGGC
The window above is part of the Romeriopsis navalis LEGE 11480 genome. Proteins encoded here:
- a CDS encoding sulfite oxidase-like oxidoreductase, yielding MGKFFHKPSDELRDRVPPGQHLATGFPVLTYGATQHIEPESWQLQISGLAQPQVITWHDLMAMPQSSFTADFHCVTTWSKLDVQWQGVKITDLFQHFTIEPTASHVMQHATGGYTTNISMEDLLRAENFLAHKLDNQPISADHGGPVRLIVPHLYAWKGAKWISGLEFLPKMELGFWERNGYHHRGEPFAEERYSDR
- a CDS encoding class I SAM-dependent methyltransferase; amino-acid sequence: MSNFSATERTGSTTPELAGNAALCQIIQQQILAHPLQRIPFSAFMEQALYHQEYGYYSNRARQIGPSGDFFTAPHLGSDFGQLLAKQFVQMWEILGQPQPFTLVEMGAGQGLLATDILRWIKQHHPQCWKYLRYIIVEKATGLVNAQQQQIEKEFGKEIPITWKSLETIASEPIIGCCFSNELVDAFAVHQVVFEQGKLREVYVALHGQQFIEIIDAPSTTALADYFAQLGISPTSSDYPDPYRTEVNLAAQGWLSSVAACLQQGYVLTIDYGYPAARYYNRVRSQGTLQCYYQHSHHNNPYIHVGEQDITTHVNFTALEQTGQQVGLQTIGVTQQSMLLMALGLGDRIAQLGQSDSTDPQEIFARLRQRDALHQLINPMGLGNFGVLFQAKGLDPRMQQQTLHGLDTPISLPL